From the genome of Gracilinanus agilis isolate LMUSP501 chromosome 2, AgileGrace, whole genome shotgun sequence, one region includes:
- the CHCHD1 gene encoding coiled-coil-helix-coiled-coil-helix domain-containing protein 1, translated as MAAPSLRGRLARLANGKRPVLKPNKPLILANRVGAGRRELGEATCITEMSLMMACWKQNEFSDMICAKEIKDFFACASKAEAERKQKAKQEHQDSSGNLTPKQTNKLLRRFPNISYII; from the exons ATGGCGGCGCCTAGCCTACGGGGACGCCTGGCGCGCCTGGCCAACGGGAAGCGGCCCGTGCTGAAGCCCAACAAACCCCTCATACTGGCCAACCGGGTCGGGGCAGGGCGCCGCGAGCTCGGGG AGGCCACCTGTATAACAGAGATGTCCCTGATGATGGCTTGCTGGAAGCAAAATGAATTTAGTGACATGATTTGTGCCAAGGAGATCAAGGACTTCTTTGCCTGTGCTTCAAAGGCTGAG gcAGAGCGGAAACAGAAGGCAAAACAGGAGCACCAGGACTCCTCTGGGAATTTGACCcccaagcaaacaaataaattgcTGAGGAGGTTTCCGAATATATCTTACATTATCTGA
- the FUT11 gene encoding alpha-(1,3)-fucosyltransferase 11, which translates to MAGRASAMLAATVMLWVWSGGGAELGPGLEDEAEWAEPWDGTVFRPPTALGSVGVARSLEKPKSDDDEGELPVLLWWSPGLFPHFPGDSERIECARGACVASRDRRRWRESRTRALLFYGTDFRASEAPLPRLAHQSWALLHEESPLNNFLLSHAPGIRLFNLSATFSRHSDYPLPLQWLPGLAYLRRDAPTSQERAAWRRRGYAPLLYLQSHCDVPSDRDRYVRELMRYIPVDSYGKCLQNRELPPRLRDTATATSEDPELLAFVSRYKFHLAMENAICEDYMTEKLWRPLHLGAVPVYRGSPSVRDWMPNERAIILVDDFESPQQLAAFIDFLDRNDEEYAKYLAYKQPGGITNRLLLDSLERREWGVNDPRQPSYLQGFECFVCDHELARLAADRAHEAAPAHVPPPPPRIAQHSHMACPEPTPGFGSLEEIPENDSWKEMWLQDYWQGLDQGEALTAMIHNNETHPGKFWDYMHDIFLRRNQYPQPPT; encoded by the exons ATGGCGGGCCGCGCCAGCGCGATGCTGGCAGCCACGGTGATGCTTTGGGTCTGGAGCGGCGGTGGGGCCGAGCTGGGACCAGGACTCGAGGATGAGGCTGAATGGGCAGAGCCCTGGGATGGCACGGTTTTCCGGCCGCCAACAGCGCTGGGCTCGGTGGGAGTCGCGCGGAGCTTAGAGAAGCCAAAGTCAGACGACGACGAGGGCGAGCTGCCCGTCCTGCTGTGGTGGAGCCCCGGCTTGTTCCCCCACTTCCCCGGGGACTCAGAGCGCATCGAGTGCGCGCGCGGCGCGTGCGTGGCCTCTAGGGACCGGCGGCGGTGGCGAGAGTCGCGCACGCGCGCTCTACTCTTCTACGGCACCGACTTTCGTGCGTCCGAGGCGCCGCTGCCCCGCTTGGCGCATCAGAGCTGGGCGCTGCTGCACGAGGAGTCCCCGCTCAACAACTTCCTGCTTAGCCATGCGCCTGGAATCCGCCTCTTCAACCTCAGCGCCACCTTTAGCCGCCACTCCGATTACCCGCTGCCTCTACAGTGGCTCCCAGGGCTCGCCTATCTGCGCCGTGACGCGCCCACGTCCCAGGAGCGCGCGGCCTGGCGCCGCCGTGGCTACGCGCCACTCCTCTATCTGCAGTCCCATTGCGACGTGCCCTCGGACCGCGACCGCTACGTGCGCGAGCTCATGCGCTACATTCCG GTGGATTCTTACGGCAAATGCCTACAGAACCGTGAGCTCCCTCCCAGGCTGCGAGACACGGCCACGGCCACATCGGAGGACCCCGAGCTCCTGGCCTTCGTGTCCCGCTACAAGTTCCACCTGGCTATGGAGAACGCCATCTGCGAGGACTATATGACAGAGAAGCTGTGGCGGCCCCTGCACCTGGGGGCTGTGCCCGTGTACCGCGGCTCGCCATCCGTGCGCGACTGGATGCCCAACGAGCGCGCCATTATCTTGGTGGACGACTTCGAGTCGCCGCAGCAACTGGCTGCCTTCATCGACTTCCTGGACCGGAACGACGAGGAATATGCCAAGTATCTAGCCTACAAGCAACCTGGGGGCATCACTAACCGGCTCCTTCTGGACAGCCTGGAGCGCCGCGAGTGGGGGGTGAACGACCCTCGGCAGCCCAGCTACTTGCAGGGCTTCGAGTGCTTCGTTTGTGACCACGAGCTGGCCCGGCTAGCCGCCGACCGGGCCCACGAGGCCGCCCCTGCCCACGTCCCGCCCCCGCCCCCCCGGATCGCACAACACTCCCACATGGCCTGTCCGGAGCCCACCCCAGGCTTTGGAAGTTTGGAGGAGATCCCCGAGAATGACAG CTGGAAAGAGATGTGGCTACAGGATTACTGGCAAGGCCTAGACCAAGGTGAGGCACTCACTGCCATGATCCACAACAATGAGACACACCCTGGGAAGTTTTGGGATTACATGCATGACATTTTCCTCCGAAGAAACCAGTATCCCCAGCCACCTACATGA